gtgttgctgccataaacaTCAAAATAACCAGAATTTTCCTAAAAATTGTATAATTCCtctgttcaaacatttgatatatttactatgttccattgtggatgaaatacagatttatgagatctgcaaatcattgcatcctgtttttatttagacaacACTCCAGCTCTTTTGGATTTGTTGTTGTACCTCTCcgtttcttcctgtttgaactctgaaacagttttttttttttctcccccgtCTCCAGGCCGGCTGCCTTTCGAGCTGTGTCAGCGCTACGTGGAGCAGATCGTCCTGGTGAGCGACGACGAGATGAAGGCGGCGGTGTCCGCCCTCTACGGAGCCGGGCTGGTGGTAGAGCCGTCGGGCTCTGCCACCTTCGCTGCTCTCCTTCACGGCAGGATCCCCGATCTGGAGGGGAGGGAGGTCGTGTGCGTCCTCAGCGGAGGAAACATCGGGAAAGACGAGCTCGCCGACTTTCCAGactgaaacttttctttctcACAAGTCCATTCTAGCATCACGTTGTGGTGTGACACATGATTAAAAGCCATTCAGGCTCTCTAACTGCcttttatgtctgtttaaatgTACAATCATGATGCAAAAAAATACACTGAGTACAAATATTAATCCAAATCTTTTGAGCTtgtaatgaaaacacaaaaccataCCTAACATCTTGTATgacaaaaatgcaataaaaactcAACGATGTTCTGGTTTTAAGTCCTTCTGGGGCTACATGACATCCTTGGCGGCCATTCTGCAGACAACTGCGTCGAGCAGACTCCCACATTTCTCTTCCTGGGGGGGGATTTTATACAGCTGGAAcgaagaggaaaaaacaagcagaagagagaatatggcttttaaaaaaatgcttctttacTTCAATGGTAGCAATCAGTTTCCCAGGATAATGTGGAACAAGtaaatttaaactctgtttaatCAGAAATGCctcaaatacaacagaaaatgCAACACATCCGGAGTCATTTTCCGATAAAACATATTAGTCCACCTTTTTGATCTTTGCTATGTCTGATAAAGAGGAGACATCGTCCACTGGAAGCTGCTGTCCGTCCACCATGGCCGTGATGTCTGACAGGGACGGCAGCTTGTCTCTCTTGTGAACCAGGACCACCAGAACAGAGTCATTGCCGTCCGAGATCCCAAATCTTTTAAAGGCCTCAGAGATCTGTGTCATGTGAGAATGAATaatcaaaaatgaaacaataatgtTCTGATTGATCATTTACTTCATGTCGCTTACATTATTGGTAGGTGACAGGTTGAAGATTATTTCCGAGTTTAAAGTTctggttttcatttttccagctgtttgtaAATGAACAGCTTTGTTTGCAGCCACCAGTACCTGGAAAGGACTCAAGACCTGTGAATGTAAGCAAACCTTGAGTTTACACAAAGTTTTattatatacataaatatacaGCAGTTTTTAGCCGGTAAATGAGTTATAAAACACGtgtgttttaaacttaaacgcaaaaatcattttaaaaatactgtctCACCATTGTGGGGTTGATTAGGGCACCATTTATTTTACCTTCCACCGCTTTTTGTCTCAACTCCGTCGCGTTTCGGACTTGTTTAAAAAGCACCTGTGTCACCGTTGTGTCCGGGTAAAGCTCCAGCCCTTGTGTGAGGTGCATCCTGACAGAAACGGTTCACAAAACGTGGCGAACTTATCTATTAtttgcgatttttttttacgCCGCTTCACGTGTGAAAGACTCGCGCAAACGTAGCGGGAACCATAATACTGCGACACCGCATGAGACGGAATGTCCTCAGCAGAAGACACGACGGAGAATGACGACATTCAGTTAAATTATATTTGAAAGAAAGT
The DNA window shown above is from Kryptolebias marmoratus isolate JLee-2015 linkage group LG18, ASM164957v2, whole genome shotgun sequence and carries:
- the tprkb gene encoding EKC/KEOPS complex subunit TPRKB, with the protein product MHLTQGLELYPDTTVTQVLFKQVRNATELRQKAVEGKINGALINPTMVLSPFQVLVAANKAVHLQTAGKMKTRTLNSEIIFNLSPTNNISEAFKRFGISDGNDSVLVVLVHKRDKLPSLSDITAMVDGQQLPVDDVSSLSDIAKIKKLYKIPPQEEKCGSLLDAVVCRMAAKDVM